Part of the Lolium rigidum isolate FL_2022 chromosome 6, APGP_CSIRO_Lrig_0.1, whole genome shotgun sequence genome, cgccccctcctcaCCTTGTCCcgtagtgcttaggcgaagctctgccgaagatctccaccaccaccgacaccaagccgtcgtgctgtcgggattccgaggaggatctactacatccgctgcccgctggaacggggagaaggacgtcgtcatcaacaccgaacgtgtgaccgagtacggaggtgctgcccgattatggcaccgtcaagatcttctatgcgcttttgaaagcggaaagtgatcgactacatcaacaacgagatctaatctcgtaggctttggaatcttcgagggttagtctcatgatcttcatcttgttgctaccatctactagattagatcttggattgttagtcgttcttgcggtaggaatttttttgttttctatgctacgaatcccatcactacTTTGGTGCTACTCTTCGGTCTGTGGGCAGCGTGGGTCGGTTCCCGGTGGTGGGCGGTTTCTGGTGGTGTTTCTGCATTGGAGGGGTTATGTCGACGGCGTGCGTGTTCGTTGGCTCGTTCTTGGGTGAGCTCCGGTCCGACACTTTTGATGTCCAGCTCTGCTCCGAGTCTTCGTAGTCTTAGTAATGGCCGACCTTGTTGTTCGTGCTTTTGGTTGTAGCTTCTTTGTtacttcgtgtgggtgtgtggttcgGATTGTAAGCTGGGTTCAACACTTTGTATCCTTTCGTCGTTGGCGGTTTTATTAATTCAAACTTGGACACTtatgtgccttttatctaaagaaGAACCCAGAGATAAACCACAATTGTTTCGCCACCTCTACAGAAAACCCTAGCGTCCTCCacttcagcctcctccatagattggttccccctcctctgACCGGCCTCGCCGatgtcgggaggagtggggaacccgatctatgcgtggagttttcaataaaagtagtatTTTCAGTAGTCTATATGTTAGGGTTTTGATAGCCGTTTTTTTTGGTTTCCCctcatggagatggcatcgtctgcaataagtgatcttcgatcTTTCGTTCGACGACAAGATATCCTccccgacgtcaatggtggtgttgaaagatttcAATTATTTAGGTACATATGGGTGTTCAGATCTTGCtttgccagatcgattttggatcttatcTCATGGTtttcgcgaggaggattatccttacAGCTTTTGTCCCGGTTGTTACgttctcgacaatggtgattcgtactctcgtctCTCCATCGACGTCGACAAAGCTGATTAGTTATTATtgcctgacatactggtgttggtactcttgcggatgtttattgactactttaatggttgcgtgcgtgcacgcagcgtTAGCATTGcgcctcaaattaaaattatgggagaatcttcgttggtatttacatgTCTATGGTTTGTTTCGTATTTTTGGCTGCCTTCATAAAAGTATAAGATTGTGTCTTGGAGAAGAAAGAGTttaaagacctcgaagatttagtagtatcttttagactttagttTGTAGTCCTTGGAGAGAGTTCGTGTATCTCTACAATGTAATATTTATTATTATGAATAAATGTGATATTGATCGGAAAAAAAAAGCATCATGTTGTCCATATTCGGGATACACAAATACTTCTCTTTTGTTTATATCTAGAACTTAAATAAGTTATCCCCATAACTGCACGAAGTTGACTTTTGGAAACTGGGTACACGTGCCCCCGATTATGCAAATTCAAAAAAAgctattttaaagtttcaaaaaattgaaaaaatgcatgcatgtatatattattttgatactCACTGGTGTAAATTCTATCAGAAAGTTACGATAGTATGTGACCTACAAAAAAATAAGAGGAAATTTTGCTTTGAACAGTACAAATCCAATCATTGTAGTGTTATTTGGATATTTTATCATTTTCGTGTAGGTCACGTATAATCGTATTTTTCCGTAAAAacttacacgagtaagtatcgAGATAATGTGTACATGCAAAACTTAATTTCCAAAAAATTAACTTTTAATAGCATTTAAAAAATAGACACCGCGCACCTAGGTTCCGTTTAGTATTTTCGCATGACTCCACTCTTATTTTATAGGTTTTATATTTAACTCTTTGGAGTATCACAGAATACGCTGTTGTGTCATCTGACCAAAAGTAACAGGCCAcagtttttttgcgggtaaaaagaTGATTATATTGAATTtatgttcatacaaaaatatccATAAAACAtaaagaaattatagataagcCCCTTCTGGATCCCTACGTGAACAACGACCAGAACGGGTCGGTGGCGCACCACTGCTGATGCTCCTCCACACGCCTTGGGCGACGGAGCCAGCTTCTCTGAACACGGGAAGTCGCCGAGCCACAGATCCATGGATCCATCGCCATGGACCATCGAAGACGCTGCAGAAATCCTCCAAACCATCTTCAACCTCCGGTTCGCCGCCTGGCGACGAGACTTGGTTGATTCTTCAAGCGTCCGAGAAGCCAGGGGCGCTGGGAAGTCGCGCACCTCACGGCAGAGCTCCGAAGACCACCACCGCCTCCACATCGCCGCCGGCTAGTACCCTATTGAAACCTAGACTATATACAAGCCCGGATCTCGGGTTTCCCCACCTCCCGCCGCCGTAGCGGCCACCAGAGGAGGAGAAAACCCGCGAATCGCCGATGATCGAGCTGGATCGACGGGTGGTGTGAAAAATTGCCTCTCTCTAAtgtagagggaggaggccatagTTAACTTCACGCGCAGCAATATGAGAAACAGTTATATGCCATTAGTGGAAAGCAGTAAGTACTTTTAATTAGGGATGTTTCTACTTATTTAGaggtatttaattttttttggaagTATTTGGAAATGTTACACCGTAACACGGGAAAGTCCCTCTGCACACATTCAGTCAGTTGATCTCCATATGTCGCGACTATTTTTGGAGATCTTCAAGCCTGTCGATAGCCAGGTTATGGAGAGAAAAAAACGAGCATACTGCAAAAGACTGGGCCTTTACCTTGGAGGCGGTTTGGGCTGTCGGCCTCTTTGACGCATCTCCAACGCTCCGTCCATTTCaaacactaagagcatctccagtcgcgtttctCAAATCGTACCCTAAACTGATTTGGGACGCGTCGGACCAAAAAAAGGTTCCAgccagcgtcccccaaagccgattTTTATCCggtgcggcccgatacggtgtccggcgccctgagcccgtccccgtcccacaggggcacgccggacacaacaaaaagcgagGCAAAGTGACGCGGGCccaacgcgtcagcggcacagggaaaattcgtctcccactcccgctaaatcccgcccctcccgccacatcgcgctatcccgccgcgcatttctggcctcccaacacatatcccgccgccgatttgtTTTTCCCTCCCGCCTTTCAcctgccgccgctaccctctcccaatTCCATGGTGCCGCCGACAGCCCCAAAAAAGATGTCCAAGAAAGCggtcaagaagccgccgggcaatgagacgaaaggggcgaaagcgccgttcacgaagccgcggaaggcgccggctccaaagaagaagccggaaggatggaccgatgatTAATGGAAGCAAGattgtctgcgccggaagatggcgacggcggagcggaaaggacggagggcagcggagcaggagaagaaggctctggcggcgcgctagcaccagcacataatggccgggtgtatcatCGAcaaagggaatgtctccccggacacgGGCGgcacacaacttcttcaaagaccAGATCCTCGATgatatcgaagccaaaatggcggcggccgaggcgcgctgcggccgacgcggcggcccaggcagcggcagcggcagcaaccgcgGAGCAAGAGCCGATAGACGcatcttctactgctacacctgtgtcggcctctgcctctgcgtcggcgacggagcagacggagcatgcacaacaccagacagatcgcgacgaggtgatcgtgatcgacgggcctacgtcgactcaagatacgtcgccgtcggccaacccttcttctaatttggcatgcaccaccggtctgtaatatgatcgcgcgcccagtactttgatcgccgctactctgatcgcgacgattcggcgggaacAATCTATTTTGattgcaaactatttgaatttctgattgggggcggcgtttgggggacgcggctggggagcgacgtctcccaaacgcaacacaaacaaaacacgtcccccaaacgctcgatccggcgctttttgggggacggtttgggggacgcgactggagatgctctaaatgtaTCCGTTTGGAACGACCTAGGGAGAAAAATTTGGGCAGTGTGGACCACGGCCATGGTGATGCATGTGCCAACGATGAATACATAGGTGACTCGCGCTGGATGTTGTGGGTATGATTAACGGTATCCCACAGTAGTGTCAGTTATCCGAaagtccgggtggcccacagatggtggcggTGGCTTATGGCCTACCTGGCGGTCTAGTTGTTGTTGATTGAAGATGAAAGATGTCCAGCCCAGGAATAAGGAGCTGGATCCAATCCGACGTACGCAATGAGTCGGATCCATTAAGACCCATGAAGAAAGCTAGATCCATGACGATAAGTTAGGAATAGGTAAATCCTTGATATGCACGGCAATATAATATTTCGTAGTTAGCCAACTTAGAACAACaaggaataggcaacgacactagCACTTGCCACCCAGGCCACGCATGCCCAGACGCAGCTCGGTAGCTAAATATATCTCTAGTGCCTGGTTAGCCCGATGTCGTCTCTCCAAGACTTAGACATAGTAAGGTAACATaggagtaactagctatgttttcATGATTTctccccaccccctcctctcccgacccctccccaaccctaaccgccgccgccgccggtagcgccaccggggcaaagacccacggggcgtggcggcggcgggggcctttcctCGCCGGCGTGGGGGAAGGCGGACGGGCTCTCCCTTCCTTGACGCTCGCGGCGGCGGCTGGCGCGATGGtgatggggcggcggcggctcttgtGCTGCGGTCCCCCTCCCCCCCGTAGGCTTCCATCCGCAGcacaccggcaggggctggtggtgggcggcggccaggccctcggtctgtGCCATGCCCCCCCGTCTCTAGTAggtcgtggaggcgatctcgggcttcttctgcgtcacgagggcgcccggggcagcatcCTTGGGTTCGACAGAGGAGGTGGCTctcttctgcgccggagagggtcggcctgcggttggtggtggtggatcttttgatctatcaccgcgatgcggcggcgagatggaggagcatggaagccggcgatggtgtcgccggtggagggctggattggccagcccgggatggttgcCGACGTGGGGTCCGAGCTTGtataaggcggcggtcctagggcctctcttgcgtgaagaggaggacccacCGGAGGCTggactcgtgatccggccggagggttgagttcggaaggctccgccagGCGAATGTAACAgatgctttgcctggagtttgctggatcggaggtattcggtcgtgcgcacccatgcttttattccgaccgattggttctggagggagcggcgcgaagctattTTTctctgttgacatcaagtgactatggatccatgatgaaagtcggaagaagagaattttatGAAggacggaggggaggactagctaagggaggttcaagtctccacgctgttgagagactggcttggtgttccgggcttcacagcagcggtatgaaagtggaggcgacaacacaggtgaagcgcagagtcctacctttcagggtgaaaacccaaggtctgaccttaactggttgtgcctggcaatggccttgttggaggcattattttgagagcggggactgtcttcagggtgaaaacctaagatctttgatcgggcgacgatggtgtttgagcattgttcccttcttggaggcatcattTTTTGGAGaggctgtaattcaggtgttgtcttggcggtggatgtactgctgttgttaggcccgagatactgtagcgggacttttatttcttagttttcttttcgttttttggctgtgtgcatccgtagtgccattagggtggtccgttgttgcagagactgggtgtaattggtatcttcttcatattaatatatttcctttatcgaaaaagctaTGTTTTCATCACATCCCAAGCAATAATAACTGTACAAAGTAATAAATATTTATCTTTATACTATATTGCCGATACCCTACTATAATGTTACTCTATCCTTCCCAAAATGGGACGTATATAgttttttttgtcaaagtcaaaCTCTTTCAAGTTGgaccaactatatagaaaaaagtTTTAACATTTGTGATCTCAAACCGATATTGTCACAACcattgtgaaatatattttcatattgtgTATATTTGGTATTGTAGATGTTTACTTCCTCTGTCCTATGAAACTTGTCTTAACTATATTGGAATTTTGATACATCTAAACACTATTTAGCATCTACATACATCTAAttttagacaaagttaagacaaATTTCATAGGACGGAAGGAGTAGTTTGTTaaactttcatttttttttatttttgaccaAAAACTATATGCATCCTTTTTTGGAAAGAGGAAGTAGTAACATAGACTAATAATATGCTCAAGTCCTAAGACCACACATGGTAGTCATGTAATAACAAGACAAAGTCCTTTACCCCGTCGTCGCAACCGTCCATCTCATGATCCAACACAACACATACATCCAAATCTTGACAAAGTTAAGAAAAGTTCATAGGACGGAGGGAGCAGTCAATTAGACTttacttttttattttgatcAAAAGCTATATGCATCCTTTTTAACCTAACAAAATTGTGGATTCGAAGGCCAAAGCTGCGTTCTTGTGTTGTGGAGTAAAGGAATAAAGCGCGGGAACTAAACAAACTGAACTGGAAGGATGCACGCTCGGCAGGGAGAAGGAAAGGTATCCTCTGTCCAGTCCAGCCAGCTAGCCGTCATTTTATCCTGGAGACGAAGGGATCGAATCTCTGACAAGTCGATCCGGAGGCGACGGCCGAAAGCTAGCCCCCGGCCGGCTGCGGGAACGGCTGCCTTAAGCATCAAGTTTGTCACAAACTTGACGTAACCCGGCCGGCCTGCGCAAGCAATCAGCTGTCCAGGCAGCCAGCAGAAGCAAGGAACAAATTCAGCCAGCATGTAATAATCTGCATTTGTCCATTGCTCGTGCGTCGTGCAATCCAGTTCTATATATAAGGCGCAGCCGCTGATGCTACCGGTGTGCAGCTTGAAGTACTGACTGGTAGAAGAAGCAGAGCGCAGCACAACCTCCGATCGATCGAAGCGGTGCTCAAGATCAGCTTCCGCGCACACGCATGGCGAACGCTGGGCTGAAGCCGGTGGCCGGCATGCTCCTGGTGCTCAACTTCTGCATGTACCTCATCGTCGCCGCGGTCGGGGGCTGGGCCATCAACCACGCCATCAACAACGGCTTCTTCATAGGTGCGTAACTAACCCTGCACTCGTGATCAACAACCGGCCGGCGGGGTCTGTCCTGTGCTGATTTCCTGGGCGTGCGCCATTGTTATTACCACAGATTCCGGGCTGGCGCTGCCGGCGCACTTCTCCCCGATCTACTTCCCGATGGGAAATGCGGCGACCGGGTTCTTCGTCATCTTCGCGGTGATCTCCAGCGTGGTTGGCATGGCGGCGGCGCTTGCTGGGTTCCACCATGTCAGGGCGTGGAGCCACGAGAGCctgccggcggcggcctcctccgcgtTCATTGCCTGGACGCTCACACTGCTTGCCATGGGGTATGTACATATCACACAACGTTCGACTATTACAAGGCTATGCTAGCAGACACTAGCTATTTTTCACTTGAATTCATGGCCTGGCCTGGACTTACTTTTGGCCCTCTTGGGTAACCTCTTATTCTCCAGACTGGCCGTCAAGGAGATTGACCTGCACGGCAGGAATGCTAGACTGGTAAGATCGACAAACGTACCTCTTGATTTGATCTCCATTCATCGGGGATCAAGTTATGTGCTGCGACACGTTATTTATTAGTACTAAGTATCTTGTGATCGTCTTGATTCTCTTCCAGATAACCATGGAGGCTTTCACCATCATACTCTCGGGGACGCAGCTCTTCTACATACTCGCTATCCACGGAGGGAGGTGAAGGGGCTAGCTGATCAAGAATTCATGGCGAGGGAGTACCTAATTAAGCGTGGTGAATCATCTTGGCGAGCATTGGTTCTCGGTCGGGTTGCATGTGTACAACTTTGATGTGGTCGGGAAACTTGTATTGTGTGGTTAACTGACGAGATGGGTAGGCACTGTGCATGTGTGtttgttgtgtgcgtgtgtgtaatGTCGCGTGAGTCGCATGTTCGGATTTCCGTGTAATTAATTTGTTCAATGGAGTATATTCATTTAATCGTGTGATAATTTCACGGAAAATGGTTGGTTATAACGTAATGATTCGCTTCGACCAACCAATCCACAGTTTGGATCGGTTAGGTACTCTCACCCTAGGGTGGAGTACTTCCTCTGTCCCGGCCTATATATAGTTCTTttccgtatatatatatatatatatatatatatatatatatatctaaccAACATAATATAAGATACATATTACAAACATATATGATTAGAAAGTTCAGGCGTTATACTTTATAATTGTATAATTTGTagtattttatttatcatattgatAATCTAGGGATACACGCAAACCCTATACaccgggatggaggtagtactccATCCATTTTTATATTTAAGGCCACAAACTCACATTTCAAGTACCAAAAGAACACATCCAACTAATAAATAACACTATTATTTTTGTGGAAATACTATCGTATTTTGGGCTAATTAAACATACCGCATGTGGTGCCTATTTCTTTATTGTTGCGTGCAACTTTTGCAGCAATGAAAACCATCTTACGAGATAGAAATATAATCAATTTTTTTACTTCATTAGTGTTAGTGGACTTATATATTGGCAAAATGTAATGTTGATAGTGGCCTTacatatatttttcaaaaaattcaaactatataaagtttgactaagtttttaaaataaattaCTAATATGTACAATACAAAATTGATATCATTAGATACATCACAAAATgcattttcatatgatatctataaAATATTAAAGGTTGTTaatagttttttttaaaaaaattggacaAAGTTACTTAGCTTGACTTTTTGTTAAAAAAAACCTTATTTAGGGAGTACATCATATTTTTTGTCCAATCTAAAcaaccttttcttttttcctatgATATATGGGCAGAGGGAAAATCTAATCTACAGTCACCTACCTACACTAATCCACCCATGTTGTACTCATCCCGAGAAATTTCTCTCTATTGCCCAGGAGATTCCTACCGTGAAATTGCCAGTGGTTGGCGCACGACAGTCGACGACCCAAAAGGCCCAGCTACACTTGCCGCCCAGGTAAGCCCATCTTATTTTAcagtatgtttctttttcttttagttCTTTGAAGCAACTTTTTTTTCTTATGTGTTGTGTTACTTTATTTTCCGCTCCTTTTCCTACTTTTTatgtttccttttatttttttctccttttatttttcactTAATTAGGCCACAATTTAGTAATGATTTGCTGTGCACTGTTACCAGATTAATCTCCACAAATTGTTTCACATATAGTTGTGATTTATTTCTCGACGGCGAAGTTTTGTTCTGTTTAGTCTGAATTAGAATTTTCTAGTAGTCATGATTTGATTTTCATGTGTTCAACTTTGTTTCACATGCtctatttcttcttcttcatgtaCTCGT contains:
- the LOC124667466 gene encoding membrane protein PM19L, producing MANAGLKPVAGMLLVLNFCMYLIVAAVGGWAINHAINNGFFIDSGLALPAHFSPIYFPMGNAATGFFVIFAVISSVVGMAAALAGFHHVRAWSHESLPAAASSAFIAWTLTLLAMGLAVKEIDLHGRNARLITMEAFTIILSGTQLFYILAIHGGR